The following are encoded in a window of Fulvia fulva chromosome 7, complete sequence genomic DNA:
- a CDS encoding putative indole-3-pyruvate monooxygenase has product MAAVILPKSPHDITLPHFGGASPTVSPQKVEQPYEIAQKWLTSFEQVLANQDAIKLGPLLHEDSWWRDHLALSWDLRTIRGSSQILDFVSPLLENAGLHNFHLQENGKFAPHKDQPIPELEWIEFMFSFDTSVGHGKGMVRLATSPSNVWKAHMIHTSLQALRDFPELKGDLRPHGGTNSLKGGVAEGNWYERRQRQKKFLDDEPEVLIVGAGQSGLNLGARLQALGLSVLILDKNERVGDNWRHRYRTLVTHDPVQYTPMAYMKFPENWPLFTPKDKLADWFELYASAMELNIWLRSTVRSAEYNEGSQSWSADVLRADGSHRSMKPKHIVMCTGHAGEAYIPKFPGHELFEGAVYHGSQHKDATFQDNIAGKKVVVLQRKGTYVISAKQGLFMLHEGMYDEHSPPTKDADVAGQSLPIPVQFALNIGLTESIKTVEKSNIDGLTKAGFKLDFGHDGSGIYRKYIEIGGGYYIDVGCSQLIIDGKVKVEQSPEGIKGFSERALVLADGRELEADVVVLATGYDNMRTTVRKILGDRIADRCKDVWNLDAEGEVNAMWRPSGHPKLWFMGGSLALCRIYSRHLALQIKASIEGLV; this is encoded by the exons ATGGCCGCTGTCATCTTGCCAAAGAGTCCACACGACATCACACTACCTCACTTTGGCGGAGCCAGCCCTACTGTATCGCCGCAAAAGGTTGAACAGCCTTACGAAATTGCACAGAAATGGTTGACATCCTTCGAACAAGTCCTAGCCAACCAAGACGCCATCAAGCTTGGGCCTCTACTCCATGAAGATAGTTGGTGGCGAGATCATCTTGCTCTGAGTTGGGATCTGCGTACCATTCGTGGTAGTAGCCAGATCCTTGACTTTGTTAGTCCATTGCTCGAAAATGCTGGCCTACACAACTTTCACCTTCAGGAGAATGGCAAGTTCGCACCACACAAAGATCAACCGATCCCGGAGCTGGAATGGATCGAGTTCATGTTCTCATTCGATACATCCGTCGGCCACGGGAAGGGCATGGTCCGCTTAGCCACTTCGCCTAGTAATGTCTGGAAAGCGCACATGATCCACACCTCACTACAAGCACTCCGAGACTTTCCAGAACTGAAGGGCGATCTGCGTCCGCACGGAGGTACCAACTCTCTCAAAGGCGGCGTGGCTGAGGGTAACTGGTACGAGAGACGGCAGCGTCAAAAAAAGTTCCTCGATGACGAGCCAGAGGTACTGATCGTTGGTGCTGGCCAGTCTGGACTTAATCTAGGTGCCCGTCTCCAGGCCTTGGGTCTTTCTGTCCTGATTCTGGACAAGAATGAGAGAGTTGGCGACAACTGGAGACATCGATATCGGACGTTGGTCACACATGATCCGGTTCAGTACACCCCCATGGCGTACATGAAGTTCCCGGAGAACTGGCCGTTATTCACTCCTAAGGATAAGCTCGCCGATTGGTTTGAGTTGTACGCCAGTGCCATGGAGCTGAATATT TGGCTGAGATCCACCGTGAGATCTGCAGAATACAATGAAGGCAGTCAGTCCTGGAGTGCAGACGTACTCCGAGCCGATGGAAGCCACCGAAGCATGAAGCCGAAGCACATCGTCATGTGCACAGGACACGCCGGGGAGGCCTACATTCCCAAATTCCCTGGCCATGAGCTCTTCGAAGGCGCAGTATACCATGGCAGTCAGCACAAAGACGCCACATTCCAAGACAACATCGCCGGCAAAAAAGTCGTCGTG CTACAGCGGAAGGGCACATACGTAATCTCCGCCAAACAAGGCCTTTTCATGCTGCACGAGGGCATGTACGATGAACACAGTCCACCGACCAAGGATGCAGACGTCGCAGGACAGAGTCTCCCGATCCCGGTCCAGTTCGCGCTGAATATTGGCTTGACGGAGAGTATCAAGACCGTTGAGAAGTCCAACATCGACGGCTTGACGAAGGCGGGATTCAAGCTTGATTTTGGGCACGATGGATCTGGGATATACCGGAAGTATATTGAGATAGGGGGAGGGTACTACATCGATGTCGGATGCTCCCAGTTGATTATCGATGGGAAGGTCAAGGTTGAGCAGAGCCCCGAGGGCATCAAGGGGTTCTCGGAGCGCGCTCTTGTTCTTGCAGATGGTCGAGAGCTTGAGGCTGATGTTGTGGTCTTGGCGACTGGGTATGATAATATGAGAACGACTGTGCGGAAGATTCTGGGGGACAGGATTGCGGATCGATGCAAGGATGTGTGGAATTTGGATGCTGAAGGTGAAGTCAATGCT ATGTGGCGGCCTTCTGGTCATCCGAAGCTGTGGTTTATGGGAGGAAGTCTTGCGTTGTGTCGAATTTATTCACGACATCTTGCGTTGCAGATCAAAGCAAGCATTGAAGGTTTAGTGTAA
- a CDS encoding MFS-type transporter, whose product MMLEGYALEVALTTVNSAAQAWYGYDQGIIAGILVSDRFVNRFPQIKKPVLEGTFTSIFSLGNLLGCIVAALFSDRLGRKNTLRVGAAISAVGAILQFSSNSFAQLMFGRTVNGIGNGMTSSTCGVYQAESCRGSRQGKLSVIVVTHNVVFYMLGSWLTLGTSYLRNAGQWRIPFALQLFPAIVHVLFLFLLPESPRWLLLRDRHEEAIESLRRYLGKGLSADDDIVQDEYKSIRGALEIERSSKISFKEIIRFRDRSNHLIRMLLGMGTQFMQQMGGINALNYYFSIILEQNLGMSELMARVLTGVNATTYCISTALAFWMIERAGRRFLMLWGLGLHGFAYIIVAISVGLLASAPQQWGAVAISFLFLYYAAFGCTWGMVSWVYQAEVNYLVMRVKGAAAATSMNWVPFGFVCTQFTSVGIRQLGYKFYVMFAVFNIAFLPVVYFLYPETANRTLEDLDDYFDKDSPHKIPIPFSDKVAKQHQRPAEAVEAELRRIALATDSKRVDRKDSADATFIEEVAVEPVTK is encoded by the exons ATGATGTTGGAAGGCTACGCTTTAGAGGTGGCATTGACGACCGTCAACTCAGCAGCCCAAGCGTGGTACGGATACGACCAG GGAATCATTGCCGGCATTTTGGTCAGCGATCGCTTCGTGAATCGGTTCCCCCAAATCAAGAAACCTGTCCTAGAAGGCACATTCACAAGCATATTTTCG CTAGGAAATCTTCTGGGATGCATCGTTGCGGCACTTTTCAGCGACAGACTGGGACGCAAGAACACTCTTCGAGTCGGAGCCGCGATTAGTGCCGTCGGCGCCATCCTACAATTCTCATCGAACTCCTTCGCCCAGCTTATGTTTGGAAGAACAGTCAACGGCATTGGCAATGGCATGACATCTTCGACCTGCGGTGTCTATCAAGCTGAAAGCTGTCGTGGCTCTCGTCAAGGAAAACTCTCGGTCATCGTCGTCACGCACAACGTTGTCTTCTACATGCTAGGCAGCTGGCTCACTCTCGGAACATCATACTTACGCAATGCCGGCCAATGGAGGATACCGTTCGCTCTCCAGCTATTCCCGGCGATTGTTCATGTCTTGTTCCTGTTCCTGCTGCCTGAAAGTCCACGCTGGCTTTTACTACGCGATCGACATGAAGAGGCCATTGAATCCTTGCGCAGGTATCTCGGGAAAGGACTATCTGCTGACGACGACATTGTCCAGGATGAATACAAGTCAATCAGAGGTGCTTTGGAGATTGAGCGAAGCTCGAAGATCTCGTTCAAGGAAATTATACGGTTCAGAGATCGCTCGAATCATCTCATTCGAATGCTTCTCGGCATGGGAACTCAGTTCATGCAACAAATGGGCGGCATCAACGCTTTGAACTACTACTTCTCGATCATTCTGGAGCAGAACCTCGGCATGAGCGAGCTGATGGCTCGCGTACTGACCGGTGTCAATGCTACGACATACTGCATTTCCACGGCCCTGGCTTTCTGGATGATTGAGAGAGCAGGCAGACGCTTCTTGATGCTCTGGGGCCTTGGCCTTCATGGATTCGCTTACATCATAGTAGCCATATCAGTTGGCCTTCTCGCATCTGCGCCGCAACAGTGGGGCGCTGTGGCCATCTCGTTCTTGTTTCTCTACTACGCGGCGTTCGGATGCACCTGGGGAATGGTTTCTTGGGTATATCAAGCAGAAGTCAATTATCTTGTTATGAGAGTGAAAGGTGCAGCTGCTGCAACGTCGATGAACTGGGTAC CTTTTGGGTTCGTCTGCACACAGTTCACATCGGTCGGAATCCGGCAGCTTGGTTACAAATTCTATGTCATGTTTGCCGTGTTCAACATTGCATTTCTTCCGGTGGTGTACTTCTTGTACCCCGAGACTGCGAACAG GACTCTTGAAGATTTGGACGACTACTTCGACAAGGACTCCCCACACAAGATACCGATCCCATTCAGTGATAAGGTTGCGAAGCAGCATCAACGGCCTGCCGAAGCTGTCGAAGCTGAACTGAGACGAATCGCATTGGCCACTGACTCCAAGCGTGTCGATCGAAAAGACAGTGCTGATGCTACCTTCATCGAGGAGGTGGCTGTTGAGCCGGTCACGAAATGA
- a CDS encoding Notoamide biosynthesis cluster transcriptional coactivator codes for MAKRLRLRLWLDQQARPPTFMDELSDGLLQGEQSSPARVPKVMDRQSDETLVLSRSMMSDLCSIWFEKYHRWFPILHQPTFDQIIDQPNVVVPSDRRMVIDAIAVATMEHYEVLSVDPAQRQQLQDNIAASVLRRAIATASLASVQALLILSALSYGHGKLMEAWNMLAICRRIALHLSSDIMTDQSTPTATTPTALRRLPTHTNLVVTDEGKIRAFWMTRMLENISVIGARYEAGSTTVPGDPLLPCSDSFWTSPNMVMGEGQVRPFGYYCSAFSLSIILAVSELSYVHQFLRKPVNMACFAERDTWQSEAQQIDERLTAWRDEFVAAFFRLANAEHAHHERAEMDAYIVLTDCVLNTAVITLLHRRSPCPAGIDQVVEPWAFASSRFVYASENTAFKIRQMHEDELVNCHPHSPFSIFVAARFYIVHSKALDANVPTNLHSLAFALHTCGKHWALARLFERIIRIAVAEYRTPIAASTVPREFYDLRLTTFEIAESLIEWAQGPGTHAAANIGSTQSHATATFMRMAVDVLA; via the coding sequence ATGGCCAAACGCCTCAGACTCCGGCTGTGGCTGGACCAGCAGGCCAGACCGCCGACTTTCATGGATGAGCTCAGTGATGGACTGTTGCAAGGAGAGCAGTCATCGCCGGCGAGGGTCCCGAAGGTTATGGATAGGCAATCCGATGAGACGTTGGTTCTTTCGCGGTCCATGATGTCCGACCTATGCTCGATCTGGTTCGAGAAGTATCATCGCTGGTTTCCCATTTTGCACCAGCCAACTTTCGACCAGATCATAGATCAACCGAACGTCGTAGTACCATCGGACCGACGAATGGTGATAGATGCCATTGCAGTCGCGACAATGGAGCACTACGAGGTGCTGTCGGTCGACCCCGCCCAAAGGCAGCAGTTGCAAGACAACATAGCTGCTTCGGTGTTGAGAAGAGCGATTGCCACGGCGTCATTGGCATCGGTACAGGCGTTGTTGATCTTGTCTGCATTGTCGTATGGCCATGGGAAGCTGATGGAAGCGTGGAATATGCTCGCGATCTGCCGTCGTATCGCCTTACATCTGAGTTCCGACATAATGACTGACCAGAGCACTCCGACCGCCACGACTCCAACAGCACTTCGAAGGCTGCCGACGCATACCAACCTCGTGGTTACGGACGAAGGAAAGATACGCGCCTTCTGGATGACGAGAATGCTCGAAAACATTTCGGTAATCGGGGCCAGATATGAAGCGGGTTCTACAACTGTTCCGGGAGACCCGCTGTTACCATGCAGTGACTCTTTCTGGACATCCCCGAATATGGTCATGGGCGAGGGCCAAGTCAGGCCTTTCGGGTATTATTGCTCAGCTTTCAGTCTCAGCATCATACTGGCAGTTAGTGAGCTGTCGTACGTCCATCAATTTCTCCGGAAGCCTGTCAATATGGCTTGCTTTGCAGAACGCGACACTTGGCAAAGTGAAGCTCAGCAGATTGATGAGAGGTTGACAGCTTGGCGGGATGAGTTCGTCGCAGCATTCTTCCGGCTAGCGAACGCAGAACATGCCCATCACGAGCGGGCGGAGATGGACGCTTACATAGTTCTCACCGACTGTGTATTGAACACTGCGGTCATCACTCTGCTTCATAGAAGATCGCCTTGTCCAGCCGGCATCGATCAGGTCGTTGAGCCGTGGGCATTCGCAAGTAGTAGATTCGTGTATGCGAGCGAGAACACAGCCTTCAAGATCCGACAGATGCACGAAGATGAACTTGTGAACTGTCATCCTCACTCGCCATTTTCGATATTTGTGGCAGCCAGGTTCTACATCGTGCATTCCAAGGCGCTGGATGCCAATGTTCCAACCAATCTGCATTCGCTGGCCTTCGCTTTGCACACGTGTGGAAAGCACTGGGCTCTTGCCCGACTTTTCGAGCGCATCATACGCATAGCTGTGGCAGAGTATCGAACGCCGATAGCAGCTTCGACAGTTCCGAGGGAGTTCTATGATCTGCGACTGACGACTTTCGAGATTGCAGAGTCACTGATTGAGTGGGCCCAAGGTCCGGGGACACATGCAGCAGCAAATATAGGGTCAACGCAGTCCCATGCGACTGCTACATTCATGCGAATGGCAGTGGATGTGCTTGCCTGA
- a CDS encoding Short chain dehydrogenases/reductase, translating into MPRHVPGDLFRLERQTVIVTGGLGSVGTALAETLSHYGADVVLIDLPPAPAKEVWNTLNEAVEGTDRKLFHVSCDVTSEDSVSDAFNTAKFLSRYPIRGLVTCAGLSGRCPAIDYPVESFRRILGINVVGTFLCARATARIMHDQQVSGSIVMIASMSGTNVNKAVDTSAYNTSKSAALQLARSLAAEWGNDGGHAPIRVNTISPGYILTPITIPTFQEFPELQKIWPEGNMLGRMSTVEEHQSSVVFLLSDGSSYMTASDLRVDAGHCSWKRL; encoded by the exons ATGCCCAGGCATGTTCCAGGGGATCTGTTCAGGCTGGAGCGTCAAACTGTCATCG TGACCGGAGGTCTTGGCAGTGTAGGGACTGCATTGGCCGAAACACTGTCGCACTATGGTGCCGACGTTGTCTTGATAGACCTCCCTCCAGCTCCAGCGAAGGAGGTCTGGA ATACTCTCAATGAAGCTGTTGAAGGCACGGATCGAAAGTTGTTCCATGTTTCCTGCGACGTGACCAGCGAAGACAGCGTCAGCGATGCTTTCAACACAGCCAAGTTTCTCTCGCGCTACCCCATACGAGGTCTCGTCACTTGTGCTGGATTGTCAGGGCGATGCCCAGCGATTGATTATCCAGTTGAGAGCTTCCGGAGGATCCTTGGAATCAATGTTGTCGGAACCTTCCTGTGTGCTCGAGCGACAGCGCGCATCATGCACGACCAGCAGGTTTCTGGCAGTATTGTCATGATTGCCAGCATGTCAGGTACAAATGTGAACAAG GCTGTTGACACGAGTGCCTACAACACTTCGAAGTCTGCAGCTCTTCAACTTGCCCGTAGCCTGGCGGCAGAATGGGGCAACGACGGTGGACACGCTCCGATTCGCGTCAATACCATCAGTCCAGGCTACATTCTGACACCGATTACCATCCCGACCTTTCAGGAGTTCCCGGAGCTTCAGAAGATTTGGCCAGAGGGCAACATGCTAGGCCGTATGTCCACGGTAGAAGAGCATCAGTCGTCGGTGGTCTTCCTATTGAGCGACGGATCATCTTATATGACCGCATCGGATCTCCGTGTCGACGCAGGCCACTGCTCATGGAAGAGGCTTTGA
- a CDS encoding Phospho-2-dehydro-3-deoxyheptonate aldolase, which produces MAVDAEAQHYTDDVRVLGYDPLIPPQLLFSELPAPEKSLQTVRKGRAEAIEIIKQRDDRLCVMVGPCSLHDPQAAVEYCTRLVELADKLKDDLCIIMRAYLEKPRTTVGWKGLINDPDIDESYQINKGLRVSRKLFLDLTAQGMPIASEMLDTISPQFLADLISMGAIGARTTESQLHRELASGLSFPMGFKNGTDGGLTVAVDAIGAAAAKHHFMGVTKQGLAAITKTAGNPDCFVILRGGTKGTNYDAESVKAAREALKKKNLPEVMMIDCSHGNSLKNHRNQPKVAETIAEQLRAGETGIVAVMIESHLKEGNQKVPATGGLAALEKGVSITDACIDWDTTISTLENLADAVRQRRSKKSANGVNGSH; this is translated from the exons ATGGCAGTCGACGCAGAAGCACAACACTACACCGATGACGTCCGCG TCCTTGGCTACGACCCTCTGATCCCACCACAACTCCTCTTCTCCGAGCTCCCAGCACCCGAAAAGTCCCTCCAGACAGTCCGCAAAGGCCGCGCCGAAGCCATCGAGATCATCAAGCAACGCGATGACCGTCTCTGCGTCATGGTCGGACCATGCTCCCTCCACGACCCCCAAGCAGCCGTCGAGTACTGCACCCGCCTTGTCGAACTGGCCGACAAGCTCAAAGATGACCTCTGCATCATTATGCGCGCCTACCTCGAGAAGCCACGCACGACTGTTGGCTGGAAGGGCCTGATCAACGATCCTGACATCGACGAAAGCTACCAGATCAACAAGGGGTTGAGAGTGAGCAGGAAGTTGTTTTTGGACTTGACTGCGCAAGGCATGCCGATTGCTAGCGAGATGCTGGATACCATCAGTCCTCAGTTCCTCGCGGATCTGATTTCGATGGGAGCCATTGGTGCGAGGACGACTGAGAGCCAGCTTCACAGAGAGCTGGCATCCGGTCTGTCCTTCCCAATGGGCTTCAAGAACGGCACAGATGGTGGTCTGACAGTCGCTGTGGATGCCATTGGCGCTGCAGCTGCGAAGCATCACTTCATGGGTGTGACCAAGCAGGGTCTCGCAGCTATCACGAAGACTGCTGGCAACCCAGACTGCTTCGTCATTCTGCGTGGTGGTACAAAGGGCACAAACTACGATGCGGAGAGCGTCAAGGCAGCTCGTGAGGCATTGAAGAAGAAAAACTTGCCAGAGGTCATGATGATTGATTGCTCGCATG GCAACTCCCTCAAGAACCACCGCAACCAGCCGAAGGTCGCAGAGACCATCGCCGAGCAGCTTCGCGCGGGTGAGACCGGCATCGTCGCTGTTATGATTGAGTCGCACTTGAAGGAGGGCAACCAGAAGGTCCCAGCAACCGGCGGCCTGGCCGCTCTCGAGAAGGGTGTCTCCATCACCGATGCATGTATTGATTGGGACACCACCATCTCGACGCTTGAGAACCTCGCCGATGCGGTCAGGCAACGACGCTCGAAGAAGTCGGCGAACGGCGTCAATGGCTCTCACTAG
- a CDS encoding Transcription factor IIIB subunit — protein MAPTVPSRRPPGRLASLKGGPPKRRGPPKKPAAAAKNECPNCKSTELEETDGLIVCKQCYQQVGESNIVAEVTFEENAGGRATVQGGTVNDNSRHARTLNSATFRKIGGGERNSMADAQQAGKKALEAICPKLGVESNVKTQAESIWIMAAGINFSAGRRTDEVVAACLYAACRRQKENNVLLMDIAEYLKINVFRLGEVYKDLCKELYLNNESVGNQNLVELEPLIFKYCQKLQFGDKTKDVSQDALRIIKRMNRDWIVSGRHPAGLCGACIILAARMNNFQRSVREVVYVSKVADITIAKRVEEFRRTKSAGLNVTDFRNVALKIKHQHDPPSVYLDERKDKIMARRRAKREEHVRMSVARRSEGRESQPIDIQDGATDASSRLSSLVPGTPAPDAPPSAQQQAPVAQMVAPQMTPPATQETQAQSTTAEWSLGPPIPQLTPPATQESNKRKSPEHDDTPNDQNKRQRTGSEQQTAPGLPPGEVQPPLRIDADGYAIPALPVPVDAPAVVVVVEEEEPAPPPKRGRGRPKKVEPPPIDISREELDAEDYLELQIEQALKNGEVQESMSEVEKVREDEEREKRIAEEAERARLLAEKQQKIDTDKIKARREARGQNWWGEAPEWSPGEILTAEELEKEFANDPEVGNCLLDADEVRIKEQIWVAHNEDWLRKQAERDLLAKTQKANGGNKPGRKSKKGDKIKKKRSKMGDGSVLTESNTPIETPADAARAMLEKRAPQKSAHVDFSALQRIYGRETPSRASSSSPDDSGTPSREQSRNGSESPGPSEPDDRGAPARRRRSSASAQAGDQQEPAAENDPWAVFGEDPPREDEEEEAADFNKATDEFGALQFDNGSDDGSPQPYDYNEDDYGDQEEV, from the coding sequence ATGGCGCCGACAGTGCCATCTCGTCGACCACCCGGTAGACTTGCCAGTTTGAAAGGCGGACCGCCAAAGAGACGTGGGCCGCCGAAGAAGCCCGCTGCAGCAGCCAAGAATGAATGTCCAAATTGTAAAAGCACCGAGCTCGAAGAGACCGACGGCCTGATTGTGTGCAAGCAATGTTATCAACAGGTGGGCGAATCCAACATCGTTGCAGAAGTCACCTTCGAGGAAAATGCTGGCGGGCGCGCAACTGTTCAGGGTGGCACCGTCAACGACAACTCTCGCCACGCAAGGACTCTGAACTCGGCTACCTTTCGCAAGATTGGTGGTGGCGAGCGTAATAGTATGGCAGATGCTCAACAGGCAGGAAAGAAGGCCTTGGAAGCGATTTGTCCCAAGCTGGGTGTGGAGTCCAACGTGAAGACTCAAGCCGAGTCTATTTGGATCATGGCCGCGGGCATCAACTTCTCCGCTGGTCGCAGGACAGATGAAGTCGTTGCAGCATGTCTATACGCCGCTTGCCGCCGACAGAAAGAGAACAATGTTCTACTGATGGACATTGCCGAGTACCTGAAGATCAACGTCTTCAGGCTGGGTGAAGTGTACAAGGACCTGTGCAAGGAGCTATACCTCAACAACGAGAGCGTCGGTAACCAGAACCTCGTCGAGCTGGAGCCGCTCATCTTCAAGTACTGCCAGAAGCTGCAGTTTGGAGACAAGACCAAGGATGTCAGCCAAGATGCTCTGCGCATCATCAAGCGTATGAACCGTGACTGGATTGTGTCTGGTAGACACCCGGCTGGACTGTGCGGAGCTTGCATCATCCTCGCTGCTCGCATGAACAACTTTCAACGCAGCGTTCGAGAAGTCGTGTATGTCTCAAAGGTTGCCGACATCACCATCGCGAAGCGAGTCGAAGAGTTTCGACGGACGAAGAGTGCTGGCCTCAACGTCACCGATTTTCGCAATGTTGCCTTGAAGATCAAGCACCAGCACGATCCACCTTCCGTGTACCTCGATGAACGCAAGGACAAGATCATGGCCCGGAGACGAGCCAAACGAGAGGAGCACGTTCGCATGAGTGTCGCTCGACGATCTGAAGGCCGCGAGTCTCAGCCTATCGATATACAAGATGGCGCGACCGATGCCTCGTCTCGCCTATCATCGCTCGTCCCTGGAACACCAGCGCCCGATGCGCCTCCTTCAGCTCAACAACAGGCTCCGGTCGCACAAATGGTAGCACCCCAGATGACACCGCCAGCTACACAAGAAACTCAAGCTCAAAGTACAACAGCGGAATGGAGTCTAGGCCCGCCCATCCCGCAGTTGACACCTCCCGCGACACAAGAATCGAACAAGAGAAAGTCTCCCGAGCATGACGATACACCTAATGACCAGAACAAGCGACAGCGCACCGGTTCAGAGCAGCAGACAGCACCGGGCTTACCACCTGGTGAAGTACAGCCGCCGTTGCGCATCGATGCCGATGGCTATGCAATCCCTGCGTTGCCTGTCCCCGTGGACGCCCCAGCTGTCgtcgtagtagtagaagaagaagaGCCAGCGCCGCCGCCGAAACGTGGTCGAGGTCGGCCCAAAAAGGTTGAGCCCCCGCCAATTGATATCTCTCGCGAGGAACTGGACGCCGAAGACTACCTCGAACTGCAGATTGAGCAGGCATTGAAGAACGGCGAGGTCCAGGAGTCCATGAGCGAGGTCGAGAAGGTGCGAGAGGATGAGGAAAGAGAGAAGCGGATAGCCGAAGAAGCCGAACGAGCTCGATTGCTGGCTGAGAAACAGCAGAAGATTGACACCGACAAGATCAAAGCGCGCAGAGAAGCACGCGGTCAGAATTGGTGGGGAGAAGCTCCTGAGTGGAGTCCCGGTGAGATCCTTACTGCGGAAGAGCTTGAGAAGGAGTTCGCAAACGACCCCGAGGTCGGCAACTGCTTGCTCGATGCAGACGAGGTCAGAATcaaggagcaaatctgggTGGCGCACAACGAGGACTGGCTGCGGAAACAAGCTGAGAGAGACTTGCTTGCCAAAACCCAAAAGGCCAACGGTGGCAATAAACCTGGCAGAAAGAGCAAGAAAGGCGACAAGATCAAGAAGAAGCGTAGCAAGATGGGCGACGGTTCGGTCTTGACGGAGAGCAACACACCCATTGAGACCCCAGCCGATGCTGCTCGAGCTATGTTGGAGAAGCGTGCCCCACAGAAGTCTGCCCACGTCGACTTCAGCGCGCTGCAACGTATCTATGGTAGAGAGACGCCTTCGAGAGCCAGCAGCTCAAGCCCAGACGACAGTGGCACACCAAGCAGAGAGCAAAGCCGAAATGGTAGCGAATCTCCAGGGCCTTCAGAACCTGATGATCGTGGCGCTCCAGCTCGTCGCCGCCGCAGCAGTGCAAGTGCCCAAGCTGGTGATCAACAAGAGCCGGCTGCAGAGAATGATCCGTGGGCTGTCTTTGGCGAAGATCCGCCGAGAGAAGACGAGGAAGAAGAGGCAGCCGACTTCAACAAGGCCACCGACGAGTTTGGTGCCCTTCAATTCGACAATGGGAGTGACGACGGGAGTCCACAGCCTTATGATTATAACGAAGATGACTACGGCGACCAGGAGGAGGTATAG